AATCGGAGTTGAAGTCGACCCGCGCTGAGGTCTCTTCCGATGATGTCGTCGAGGCCGAGGACAGTGTCGAGCCCGATCTGGCCTGGCCGAATCGCCTGGCCGTCGTCTAGCGTGATCCCGGCCTCGCTCAACCGTTGCGCGATCTCGTCTGCATCGGCGCGAAGCTGGGCGTCGAGCTCCATCGCCGCCTCGCGGGCGGGCAGCAGACCGGCGAAGCGATAGGTGTTGCCGTTGCCAGGGCCTGCCTCCACCTTGAGAAAGTTGACGCGCTGCTCGTTGAGCAGGTCGGAGAGCACCTCAGCGGTGCCGCGACGCGTCAGGCGATCAGGGTCGGTGCGACGAACCTCAGCCAGCCTTTCCTGCGCTGCCTGCTGGAAAGATGTCTCAGAGCCTGCCTTGGCTTCCTGTCGAGAAACCAGAACGCGGTTGTTGACATAGTCGCGGTCGACGTCGTCCATCTCCGGCTGCGGACTGAGCCAGAGCGTGGCGATCCCGTAGGTCAGGATTGCCCAGATTCCGACCAAGAGCGCGCTCGGCAGTGCGACGCCCAGCCATCGACCAATCAGATACGCCCAGCGCGGGACGGGCTTGACGAAGACATCGCCACCTCGCCGGCCTTCGAGATCTCCGGAGACGGCCGAGGCGGAGAGGAAGATCGTGATCGCTCCGAGAAGCAAGAAGCCCAGCAGTCCGCTGAACGTCAGGAACGTCTGAATCTTGTACCGAAGTGGCTGTTCGATCGTCGACTGTGCGAAGAACGGCTGACCGGCGAGGACGACGAAAAGGATCGCCAGCAACACCGCGACGGTCTTGTTGCGCAGCACCTCGTCCAGCCCGGCCCGTGCGATGGTGACGACGCTGGCGAGCGGCGTCTTGGTCAGTGCCTCGATCGCCAGAACGCGCCGCAAAACAGACAAGCCGACGGCGCTCAGCCACGTGCCGACGAAGATGACGGACAGCGCACCGGTCAGTCTCGCCAGAGCCCTGCCGTCGAACCAGTTGAACGGCGAGACGAAGCCGACTTCGTCCTTGACGCCCTGTGCGATGCCGCCGCCGATGACGACGATGGCTGCCGAGACGACCAGAGGCACGAGCCACACAAGAACGCGGCGCAGCGCATGACGCCACCGTGCCGGCTGCTTCGTCGAACCGATCGTGGCGTCGAAGGCGGTCACGACTTGCGGTCCTCCTTGGAAGTGTCGCCAGTCAATCCAGACAGCACGTCATCATCCACGTCGGCTGAGACCGGCGGCGGGGCGGGTGCTTCGGTTGCGGGCTCGTCGGGCTTCTTGTCGTCGAGGTCGAGCAGCACCGACTCGTCTGGCTGCTCGACGACCGGTTCGGCGGGTGCGACGGGCTCTGGCTCGATCGTCTCGGGTGGGCTTTCGGCCGACAACTGATCGAGCAGGGCTTCGCCTTCGCCCGTCGGCTCGGACAGGAAGCCGGCGACCTCGCCACCCACGGCCGCACCGGTGGTGGTCTCGCCGCCGCGTGTTGCTGCGTCGATGACGCCCATGAAGACGTCCTCGAGCTTGCGTTTGGGATGGCGAACCTCGGCGACCTCGCGACCGGTTTCACGCAGCATCGAACTGATCCGTTCGATCGTCGCGCCTTCTAATGGCTGGCCTTCGACCTCGAACGCCTGACGTTCGGCAACGCGGAGCAAATCGTCCGTCGTCCCCTCGGCCCGAATGCGGCCGCCGTACATGATGATCAGTCGGTCGCAGACGTCTTCGACCTCGCCGAGCAGGTGCGTGCAGAGGAGAATGGTCTTGCCGCGGTCGCGGAGGGTTTTGATGAGGTCTTTGATCTGCCGGGTGGCGATCGGGTCCATGCCGGTGGTCGGCTCGTCGAGGACGAGCAGGTCCGGGTCGTTGATGAGCGCCTGAGCGAGGCCGACACGTCGCTGCATGCCTTTGGAGTACTCGCCGACCGGGCGAAATCGAGCGGCAGTCAGGCCGACCATGTCAAGCAGGCTCTCGACGCGTCCCTTGCGCTCGTGCCCCGGAATCTTGAAGAGCCGGCCGTAGAAGTCGAGGGTCTCTTCGGCGTTGAGGAAGCGATAGAGGTTGCTCTCTTCGGGGAGGTAGCCGATGCGGCTCTTGAGGCTGACGTCGTCTGGCCGCTTGCCGAGCACGGCGATCTGGCCGTTGGTCGGATGGAGCAGGCCGAGGATCATCTTGATCGTCGTGGTCTTGCCGCTGCCGTTGGGCCCGAGCAGGCCGACCACTTCGCCACGTCGTGCTGAAAGGTCGACGTCCTGAACGGCTTTGACGCGTGGCCGCATCCAGAAATCGCGGAACGTTTTGCCAACGCCGCGCAACTCGAGCACGTTCTGTCCTGCCGTGCTCCGGCCGTTTTCGGCAGGAAGCGTCGTCGTGCTCGGTTCGGCTAGGGACACAGTCGATGCTCTTTCTTGATGGACAACGATGCTAGTCAGTGAGACTCATTCCCCGCTGATTCCGAGCCTTCGCCGCTCCGCGTCTCGCGCTCGCTCGGGGTCGGCTGGCACCTGAATGACAAGGCGCTCGGTCTCGGGCAGGTATTCCACGGTCGCCTCGTCGCGACCCAGGATGTCTCGGAGCGTCGACAGGACGAGCCTGGCCCGGACTCGATTCGGATCGTCGCGGAAGGCTGGCAACAGCTTCATCGTCCGCTCCTCCAGCGACTCTGCCTGCCTGCGCAGCGTGCTCGCTTCGGTCCGTGCTCGACGGACGGCTTCGAAAGCTGTTCCACTGATGACAGCGCTTGCGTTCGCCACCGATTCGGCTTCGAGCCTCTGGCTCAGCAGTTCGTCCTCAACGGAAGCGGCGAGCGTCGTGAGAACGAGCCCGACTTCTTCTCCGCCAAGGATGCGTTCGATCGCTTCCTCTGCTGCTGCGAGCAGTTCCTCGTTCTCCGCAGCGTCGGCGAAGTCATAAGCCTCGATGGCGAGCAGCAGGCCTTCGGCCGCGTCGCCGGCGGTTGTGGTCATGGTCGTTCGGCGGAACGCTTCACCGTTGCTGACGCTGGTCGCCGAGAACTGAAGGGCCGCGTTGAGGGCGTCGAAAGCCGCCCGGACGGACGGTGGAACGGTGGCTTCGGGTCGTGTGACGCTCGTGAGTTCGATGCCGACGTCGAGCTCGTCGAGCGTCTGCTGGGCAGCTGCGCGGATTGCGTCCTGCGTGTCGGTCTGGGTGACACCTTCAGCCGAACGATTCGCGCGGATCGCATCGATCGTTCGCGACGACGCGTCGGCGACGACAGCTTCCTCAACCGCGGTCCGGACGATCACGTCGGCGTTGGCGAAAAGGGCATTGAGCCGAGCCTCACCTTCCATTCGTTCCACCGCCGCGGGATCTTCCGGTCCGGCTCGCGTGAGAAAGGCGATAACCGAGTCGTCGGGCCTGACGCGATAGAGGACGTCGTACCGGGCGTAGATGATGTTGCGATCGCCCGTCAGCAGCAGTCCGAAGTTTGCATCCTGCTGACCAGGAACGGGCTCCTGCTCTGCCAGCGGTGCACCCGGATTCCGAGCCTGGAACACGAAAGAGCGATCGATCCGAAGCAAGCGATCGGTGGTGGGTACGCGTACGACTTCCCCCACCGGACTGGGCCAGCGAAAGTAAGGCCCGCTGCCGGGTGTAAGTGCCTCGCCGGCACCGGCACCCGTGATCTTGCCGAAGGACATGCGAACGGCAATCTCGTTCTGGTTCACGGTGAACACGCCCGTGAGGAAGAACGCGACCAGTAACAAGGCAAACAGCGCTCGCAGGACGACGAAGCTGATCTTGAGCGCGTCGCCAAGCCCCCGTTGTGGCGGAAGCGGCTGTGTTTCGTCGAAGGCATTGGTCACTCGGTGCCTCCGCTTGCTGAGTTGGACGGCTGACCCATCAGCGTGTTGAAGGGATACATGTCCCCAACCTTGATGTACCACCGATCCCGTCCGTTGATGGACCGTCGGACCGCGTCAAGCTCATCGAGCAGAAGGGCCAGGTCAGCCGCATCGCCTTCGAGCCGAGCAAGCGTTTCCGCTTCCATCTGTTCGCCACGACTTTGAATCGTCGACGCCTGCTGTCGAGCAAACGCGAGGATCGTTCGTGCGTCCTCGTTTGCGCGGGTGATCAGAGACTGTCCCTGCGTTTGGCCACGATCGCGAGCTCGCCGAGCCAACACTTCGCGCTCGGCCCGCATCCGATCGAAGACGCTCTGCGTCACCGCGGCGGGCAGTTGCAGCTTGGTGATTCCGACGGACTCGATCGTCAGTCCGTAGCCGCGATCGTCGAGGCCGGTCTGAACGAGTTCATGGATTCGGCCAGCGAGCTCGTCGAGTGTCTGACCTGATCCTTCAAGGTTGGCAAGCTCATCGAAGCGGTAGTCGCCGGCAAGGCCGTTGGCGGCGCGGACCCGCGTTCGGAGCTGACGGGTCGCGGCATCCATGCTGCCAAGCGACTTGTAGAAGGCCAGCGGGTCGTCGACGCGCCAGTTGAGCGTGATCCGGAGAATAATGCTCTGCTGGTCTGCAGTGGTTACCTGCTCGATGGCCGCCTCGAGCACTTGCACGCGCGTGTCGAACCGAGCAGCGATGCGCTGGATCGGCCAGGGGAGCTTGAAGTGCAGGCCGGCGTCGGGCTCGCCTCCTGGAGCGTTCTTGACCGAGTTTTCGTCCGCGCTGCCGAGGGTCGTGACGATGACCGACTCGTTGTAGCGCACGCTGTACGCCACCGCATATCCCGCAAGGACGGCCGCGAGCAGAATGGCGACAAGGATGTTCAGGAAGCGTTTCATCGCTGAAATGGAGTGCCTGTAGAGACCTAAAGACTTGCTAGGTGCGGCTAGTTGGCGTCGCCGCTCGGCGTGCCTCGAAGGCCGGCGAGGCCGAGATTCTGCTCGCCCTCAAAAATCAGGTGAATGGACGAGTCCGTCAGGAAAAACTCCTTGGGACGCTCTGCGTATGCCTCCGCCAGCGTGCGTAGCCGCAACCGGCGTGAGACCATCTCCCGCGCCTGAGAGAAGGCGTCTGCCAACGCCGTCGCGCGTGCCGTGCGACCTCGCGCACTTGCTTCGACCTCGTAACGACCGCCGCGGGCGATGACCAGCTCGTCTGCGGCCGTTCCGCCTGCTCCGCGGATGGCGACGGACACCTGCGCTTCACGCTCACCGAGATCCGATCCGGAGCTCGGTAACTCGTTGAGCATGGTCGCGATGCGCCTCGCGTCATCCGGAGTTCCAGCGGTTCGAGAAAGGATCGCCTCTGCCTGGACACGACCCTCCTCGGTCAAGCGAAGCTTGTCCTGCTCAGAAGCCACTGTCTCGTTAAAGGCGGCCGCAATCGACTGAGGCGGCCGAACGCTGTTCAGGCCGACGGACAGAATCTCAATGCCCAAGGGCTCCGCTTCGACAGCAGCCAGGAGTCGCTCTTCAATGGCTGCGGCGATGTCGACTCGACGTGCGCCGATGGCTTCGTCGACGTCGTACTGGGCCAGCTCCCTCGCAAGGGCTTGGCGGGCCATGACTTCGAGCCGGTAGATCGGATCCGCGTAGCCGGTGATGTAAGCTTCCAGGTTTTCCTCGTCGATACGCCAGTGCACCGTCACGTCGGCT
This is a stretch of genomic DNA from Planctomycetota bacterium. It encodes these proteins:
- a CDS encoding ABC transporter ATP-binding protein encodes the protein MLELRGVGKTFRDFWMRPRVKAVQDVDLSARRGEVVGLLGPNGSGKTTTIKMILGLLHPTNGQIAVLGKRPDDVSLKSRIGYLPEESNLYRFLNAEETLDFYGRLFKIPGHERKGRVESLLDMVGLTAARFRPVGEYSKGMQRRVGLAQALINDPDLLVLDEPTTGMDPIATRQIKDLIKTLRDRGKTILLCTHLLGEVEDVCDRLIIMYGGRIRAEGTTDDLLRVAERQAFEVEGQPLEGATIERISSMLRETGREVAEVRHPKRKLEDVFMGVIDAATRGGETTTGAAVGGEVAGFLSEPTGEGEALLDQLSAESPPETIEPEPVAPAEPVVEQPDESVLLDLDDKKPDEPATEAPAPPPVSADVDDDVLSGLTGDTSKEDRKS
- a CDS encoding SPFH domain-containing protein, yielding MTNAFDETQPLPPQRGLGDALKISFVVLRALFALLLVAFFLTGVFTVNQNEIAVRMSFGKITGAGAGEALTPGSGPYFRWPSPVGEVVRVPTTDRLLRIDRSFVFQARNPGAPLAEQEPVPGQQDANFGLLLTGDRNIIYARYDVLYRVRPDDSVIAFLTRAGPEDPAAVERMEGEARLNALFANADVIVRTAVEEAVVADASSRTIDAIRANRSAEGVTQTDTQDAIRAAAQQTLDELDVGIELTSVTRPEATVPPSVRAAFDALNAALQFSATSVSNGEAFRRTTMTTTAGDAAEGLLLAIEAYDFADAAENEELLAAAEEAIERILGGEEVGLVLTTLAASVEDELLSQRLEAESVANASAVISGTAFEAVRRARTEASTLRRQAESLEERTMKLLPAFRDDPNRVRARLVLSTLRDILGRDEATVEYLPETERLVIQVPADPERARDAERRRLGISGE
- a CDS encoding SPFH domain-containing protein, which gives rise to MKRFLNILVAILLAAVLAGYAVAYSVRYNESVIVTTLGSADENSVKNAPGGEPDAGLHFKLPWPIQRIAARFDTRVQVLEAAIEQVTTADQQSIILRITLNWRVDDPLAFYKSLGSMDAATRQLRTRVRAANGLAGDYRFDELANLEGSGQTLDELAGRIHELVQTGLDDRGYGLTIESVGITKLQLPAAVTQSVFDRMRAEREVLARRARDRGQTQGQSLITRANEDARTILAFARQQASTIQSRGEQMEAETLARLEGDAADLALLLDELDAVRRSINGRDRWYIKVGDMYPFNTLMGQPSNSASGGTE